In Synergistaceae bacterium, a single genomic region encodes these proteins:
- a CDS encoding ABC transporter permease, producing MRAGGDMALQGKNRGNKIIGFLLKKGIVTFALLLAVWQAASMYNDANFLPGPARTLIGGWEILKNGVLLDYVAISFMRIFAGWSIGIVCAIPIGLAVGQFALVREIFEPFVNFFRFVPAIGFLTLFLMWFGVEEESKIAIIVYATIFPVTINTIAGVVSIDKIKTRVAQSQGASPFQIFYTVTVPASAPSIFTGIRLGLSGAIVSIVAAEMLAAQSGIGYLIYTSRLYFRTDWIFVGILTLGLSGYFSDRLLRLFGSTALKRYGVK from the coding sequence AACAGAGGAAATAAAATTATCGGTTTTTTGTTGAAAAAGGGAATCGTGACGTTCGCGTTGCTGTTGGCGGTATGGCAGGCGGCTTCGATGTACAACGACGCCAATTTTTTGCCGGGACCGGCGCGGACTTTGATAGGGGGGTGGGAGATCCTCAAGAACGGAGTGTTACTCGATTACGTCGCGATCAGCTTCATGAGAATATTCGCGGGCTGGAGTATCGGGATAGTGTGCGCAATCCCCATCGGGTTGGCCGTTGGGCAATTTGCCCTCGTCAGAGAGATTTTTGAGCCGTTCGTGAATTTTTTCCGGTTTGTGCCGGCCATCGGTTTTCTGACCTTGTTTCTGATGTGGTTTGGCGTTGAGGAGGAGTCGAAAATCGCCATCATCGTGTACGCGACGATCTTTCCGGTTACCATCAACACTATTGCGGGCGTTGTCAGCATCGATAAGATAAAAACGCGGGTCGCTCAGTCTCAAGGAGCCTCCCCATTTCAGATTTTCTACACCGTGACCGTCCCCGCCTCGGCGCCATCCATATTCACCGGCATACGGCTTGGGCTTTCCGGGGCGATCGTTTCGATCGTCGCGGCGGAAATGCTGGCCGCGCAGAGCGGAATAGGCTACCTGATCTACACGTCGCGCCTTTACTTTCGGACAGACTGGATCTTCGTCGGCATACTGACCCTGGGGTTGTCGGGATATTTCTCCGATAGACTGCTCAGGCTTTTCGGGAGCACCGCACTGAAAAGGTATGGCGTGAAATGA